In one Bacillus thuringiensis genomic region, the following are encoded:
- a CDS encoding phosphonate ABC transporter permease has translation MPFLGSVYQIFGLYPEIYYGMISAELAEQQRLEQAENEEQETEA, from the coding sequence ATGCCGTTTTTAGGAAGTGTATATCAAATATTTGGATTGTATCCAGAAATTTATTATGGAATGATTTCAGCCGAACTTGCAGAACAGCAAAGGTTGGAACAAGCGGAAAACGAAGAACAAGAAACAGAAGCGTAA
- a CDS encoding spore germination protein, with translation MGSFNKWIRGEKSFSTQEQADYALNKSISSSLSLNLKHLSKLFSGIPELITRTFPLKNGKEAALIYMEGLVDKTVINVNILRPLLFKEWNEDDFWEASVSIGNIKKVQQWTDIEQSLLHGKSILFINGQLSALELDTQAAPKRSIEEPTTESSIKSSHEGFNEVASDSLALIRRYIPNRELKVKEFTVGERATSKIFLLYLADVANENVVKEMASRIESVTVDAILTTGELEGFVEDNSFTLFPQLSITERPDTTAHHILDGRIAVVVDRSPGVLIGPMTFSSFFQTIDDYSFRPMIPSFIRLLRFTGLFIAIFAPALYIAMISFHYEVIPLKLLLTIGESRAKIPFPPILEALLMELVLEMLREAAIRLPGPVGQTIGVVGGIVIGQAAVQAGIVSNVMVIVVSITAVASFIIPNLEMSAGIRLLRFPMMIAASLFGVIGIMVGMAIIIIHILSMESLGVPYGSPFSPSYASDLKDTLVRFPWKIMKKRPLSLQLKQDNRQRDVEEKEENK, from the coding sequence ATGGGGTCTTTTAATAAATGGATTCGTGGTGAAAAATCTTTTTCTACCCAAGAACAAGCTGATTACGCATTAAATAAATCTATCTCTTCTTCCCTTTCCCTTAATTTAAAGCACTTGTCCAAACTGTTTAGCGGTATTCCAGAATTAATAACACGCACTTTTCCATTAAAAAACGGAAAAGAAGCTGCACTTATATATATGGAAGGACTTGTAGACAAAACTGTTATTAACGTAAACATTCTTCGTCCTCTCTTATTTAAAGAGTGGAATGAAGACGATTTTTGGGAAGCTTCTGTTTCTATCGGAAATATAAAAAAAGTTCAACAGTGGACAGACATTGAACAATCTCTTTTACACGGCAAAAGTATTTTATTTATAAACGGGCAACTATCCGCTTTAGAGCTTGATACGCAAGCGGCACCAAAAAGGAGTATTGAAGAACCTACAACAGAGAGCTCCATAAAAAGCTCACACGAAGGATTTAATGAAGTAGCGAGCGACAGCCTTGCACTTATTCGTCGATATATTCCAAATCGCGAATTGAAAGTGAAGGAATTCACTGTTGGTGAACGAGCTACTTCAAAGATTTTTTTGCTTTATCTAGCAGATGTTGCGAACGAAAATGTCGTAAAAGAAATGGCATCCCGTATCGAGTCAGTAACAGTTGATGCGATTCTTACTACTGGTGAATTAGAGGGGTTTGTTGAAGATAATTCCTTTACTCTCTTTCCACAATTATCAATAACTGAACGCCCTGACACAACAGCACATCATATTCTTGATGGGCGAATTGCCGTTGTTGTAGATCGCTCACCAGGCGTATTAATAGGACCTATGACCTTTTCATCCTTTTTTCAGACGATAGATGATTACAGCTTCAGACCTATGATTCCATCTTTTATACGACTCCTTCGTTTCACTGGACTATTTATTGCAATATTTGCTCCTGCTCTTTATATTGCTATGATTTCCTTCCATTATGAAGTGATTCCGCTCAAATTGTTGTTAACGATTGGAGAATCTCGAGCCAAAATTCCTTTCCCCCCCATATTAGAAGCTTTATTAATGGAATTAGTTCTCGAAATGCTCCGAGAAGCAGCGATTCGGCTCCCTGGACCTGTTGGACAAACAATCGGCGTCGTAGGAGGAATTGTAATTGGACAAGCTGCGGTTCAAGCTGGGATTGTTAGTAACGTTATGGTTATCGTCGTATCAATTACTGCGGTTGCCTCTTTCATTATTCCCAACTTAGAAATGTCAGCAGGAATTCGGCTTCTTCGATTCCCAATGATGATAGCCGCCTCTTTATTTGGCGTCATTGGAATTATGGTTGGAATGGCAATTATTATCATCCATATTCTTTCTATGGAATCACTTGGTGTGCCATATGGTAGTCCTTTTTCTCCGTCATATGCTTCGGATTTAAAAGATACCCTTGTACGTTTCCCATGGAAAATTATGAAGAAACGGCCACTATCTCTACAATTAAAACAAGATAACCGGCAAAGAGATGTTGAGGAAAAGGAGGAGAATAAGTGA
- a CDS encoding vWA domain-containing protein: MKIRICATFMLFLFICLPLSAFAKGEEAKERVVSLVYDDSGSMRNNDRWKYANYALQSLVALLDEKDKFSYVPMSKPNDTLNISLTKDKRQTEIEGIGEWKTYLNTPFSAVETAMQSIKKEADIDGKREFWLIVLTDGAFNDLEKDKVGGKEQILRELAQFKKEMDAKKISLHPVLITMEEDLGQQEKEQLNTFKEIWKKEINGVTMPSSGEDGIVKSVNQVAALVANRDPFSSVESIVKTKVVGKRVEITTPFPLKRMTLVRQSPSLLDYQVTQISKPLQLQSSFSIHAPGEAKLFGNIVHISTKNEEVIKPGTYTIEVDQDIEKEGLQVLVEPALNYTVSTYDKDDSSQKNVEKMYEGVTAVIEAKPTELPVQSSYFQAELEIDGKHYPMKWDDKKHVFYYEMKIAKGLVRGKVHMNIKGFYRQTKEFKIEVTEKPKLSLQTITKDYEEKVTNLENSKPFIIQPQLDGKPMTEEAVKKLLKSTGVTSKQSINYEIKQHGNQIYIYPRPHYSDTFNFTDTGTIEATIVVQDSKLQEVKKKISLHIQNAPFYEKYALIFKFVIPITLLLLVVGIIVLGWIVRPRFHRKALLYYEWDQEVAKDWLYQSEPELLRNKWWNHYFGIPFRAERKTVQSVTFIAKKGSKSVFVAKESQVVGMIIDGMFITEDEVGMEHKTLYPNELLLIDRGYGKEIYKYECE; this comes from the coding sequence ATGAAAATCCGAATTTGTGCCACGTTCATGTTGTTTCTATTTATATGTTTACCTTTATCAGCTTTTGCAAAAGGAGAGGAGGCAAAGGAAAGGGTCGTTTCACTTGTATATGACGATTCGGGCAGCATGAGAAATAACGATCGCTGGAAATATGCCAATTATGCTTTGCAAAGTTTAGTTGCGCTATTGGATGAAAAAGATAAATTTTCTTACGTTCCAATGAGTAAGCCGAATGATACATTAAACATTTCGTTAACGAAGGATAAAAGGCAAACAGAAATTGAGGGAATTGGAGAATGGAAAACGTATTTAAATACTCCATTTAGCGCAGTCGAAACGGCGATGCAATCTATAAAAAAGGAAGCAGATATAGATGGAAAACGTGAATTTTGGCTTATTGTATTAACTGACGGGGCATTTAATGATTTAGAGAAAGATAAGGTTGGCGGAAAAGAACAAATTTTGCGGGAATTAGCCCAGTTTAAGAAAGAAATGGATGCAAAAAAGATATCGTTACATCCAGTCTTAATTACGATGGAAGAAGATTTAGGACAACAAGAAAAAGAACAACTAAATACGTTCAAGGAAATATGGAAGAAAGAGATAAATGGTGTTACGATGCCGTCAAGCGGAGAAGATGGCATTGTAAAAAGTGTAAATCAAGTGGCAGCATTAGTTGCAAATCGTGATCCATTCTCCTCTGTTGAATCGATTGTAAAAACGAAAGTAGTTGGGAAAAGAGTAGAGATTACAACACCGTTTCCGTTAAAGCGTATGACGCTTGTACGACAATCGCCTTCTCTGCTCGATTATCAGGTCACACAAATTTCTAAACCATTACAATTACAATCTTCTTTTTCCATACATGCACCAGGAGAAGCAAAATTGTTCGGAAATATAGTTCATATAAGTACGAAAAATGAGGAAGTTATTAAACCAGGAACTTATACGATAGAAGTGGACCAGGACATTGAGAAAGAAGGACTACAAGTACTAGTTGAACCAGCGCTTAATTATACGGTTTCTACTTATGACAAAGATGATAGTAGTCAAAAAAATGTAGAGAAAATGTACGAAGGTGTTACTGCTGTTATTGAAGCAAAGCCTACGGAGTTACCAGTTCAGTCTTCTTACTTTCAGGCAGAATTAGAAATAGACGGAAAACACTACCCGATGAAGTGGGACGATAAAAAACATGTATTTTACTACGAAATGAAGATTGCTAAAGGGCTAGTGCGTGGGAAAGTTCATATGAACATAAAGGGATTTTACAGACAGACGAAAGAATTTAAAATCGAAGTAACGGAAAAACCAAAATTATCACTACAAACGATTACGAAAGATTATGAAGAAAAAGTAACAAATTTAGAGAATAGTAAACCGTTTATTATACAACCACAGTTAGATGGTAAGCCGATGACAGAAGAGGCTGTAAAGAAACTATTAAAATCTACTGGTGTCACATCTAAACAATCAATCAACTATGAAATAAAACAACATGGTAATCAAATTTATATTTATCCTCGCCCTCATTACTCCGACACATTCAATTTCACAGATACCGGCACCATAGAAGCTACCATCGTAGTGCAAGATTCAAAATTACAAGAAGTAAAGAAAAAAATATCACTTCATATTCAAAATGCTCCGTTTTATGAAAAATATGCGCTTATTTTTAAGTTTGTCATTCCTATCACTTTATTACTGCTAGTAGTAGGAATCATTGTTTTAGGATGGATTGTTCGGCCAAGATTTCACAGGAAAGCACTACTGTATTATGAATGGGATCAAGAGGTAGCGAAAGATTGGCTATATCAATCTGAACCAGAATTACTTCGAAATAAATGGTGGAACCATTATTTTGGTATCCCATTTAGAGCAGAAAGAAAAACTGTGCAATCCGTTACATTTATAGCGAAGAAAGGTTCGAAATCTGTCTTTGTAGCGAAAGAATCACAAGTAGTTGGAATGATTATTGATGGAATGTTTATAACAGAGGATGAAGTAGGAATGGAACATAAGACACTATATCCAAATGAACTTTTACTAATTGATAGAGGATATGGTAAGGAGATTTACAAGTACGAATGTGAATAG
- a CDS encoding tubulin-like doman-containing protein → MTLQVPTILIGLGGIGSTVTHQIYEKLPEERRKKVAMHVFDTDVNTLSKFDHIRKFKTQTSSSKTPREYIAGDPTIPEWFPMDPTILDKPLTEGAGQLRVISRLALRAAMKEDKLTSFWQEIEKIFPVTSDQTEYGVRVIIVTSLAGGTGSGMFLQIALYLREMLRKKLQHHNILIRGAFLMPDVLVKTRTVSAKEFETVQANGYASLKELHAITLGSTGELSKRGGVTIELEYRPDQVDEDGRTNHTIKQHHLPYNYCFLYDYENLHGHHLHNLSDYMEQMANTIYLQLFSPMSTSHFAQEDNQIQQLAESSGKGRYCGAGTAKLIYPYEHVLKYCALKWAVQGLDESWLHLDQLFQEKKQRYDQDVKRGMQREKPERGKSYLEDLEHLATRPEQAHIFYRQMYNETREGAEGGKLGVAKSKLFLEAVESYVQRTVQKDEELNRLQHECKISATKLKMMEQMKGEVARVDHAVRLYAYAIPSRVHEHVTTLLYDMIESDRFSPSGSEGQSYQLNTWFLKKTDPVHPVAARFMLYEIRKQLVEKMNRLHENNEQKRNLIQNYDKKFNVSNIDGTVTAVRRVEIAQQQGWFGKMINNQQRLFKKEFEDIVTQYVHKLNEYRKEMLLELVYQSLYQAVNKMIQYWERFFDNLHETRENLLFEIQKRSKEFEGKTNPTNVYVLAEEKLQEKIWQDMQQHLNLGVLPKDICAEIYMSLYGEYCRDAKTEEIQSKKVEDFYREHILNYCYDELQIRYRDKLELNIVEALRKEADYKNRDRDEYVREKIEDLFHLASPFVPKVSHHRELQYWGIHPSLKKELQEELMQEMFKEKDTVHEAFSPFEVICYRAHYGLSLQDFPKLSSGHIANGFMNDKGDYFQSYYRRVNKLNSKKSSLTPHLDKYWHLPAFMPDLNATQTKLDYDKCNRALLYAYMYRWISLVAVDGQFVYQYNGVGRSFLIQSMGKNISSESYKLHRALLHNPFIYENILSRFEEEQEKAMIQGGHLYTHPFVLGAQDIRWLRKEHVHNILDMILMYDREAKYDPTLEETSDELLRLFLDEIELYFQNYYGTGADMVAKKEKEMFIKQLWDRSYAKGYVDPNSAPYKKWQNLLSVHDEEETSKTNV, encoded by the coding sequence ATGACATTACAAGTTCCAACAATATTAATTGGTTTAGGTGGAATCGGTAGTACTGTGACGCATCAAATATATGAAAAACTGCCTGAAGAGCGCCGAAAAAAGGTAGCAATGCACGTATTTGATACAGATGTGAATACATTAAGTAAATTTGATCATATTCGAAAGTTTAAGACACAAACAAGTTCTAGTAAAACGCCTAGGGAGTATATTGCAGGAGATCCAACGATCCCAGAGTGGTTTCCGATGGATCCGACTATACTTGATAAGCCATTAACAGAAGGAGCAGGACAGTTACGCGTTATTTCACGTTTAGCGTTACGTGCTGCGATGAAAGAAGATAAATTGACGTCTTTTTGGCAAGAAATCGAGAAAATTTTTCCGGTTACAAGTGATCAAACGGAATATGGTGTGCGTGTCATTATAGTAACATCACTAGCAGGCGGAACAGGTTCAGGGATGTTTCTGCAAATTGCTTTATATTTACGTGAAATGCTTCGGAAGAAATTGCAGCATCATAACATTTTAATACGCGGTGCGTTTTTAATGCCGGATGTTTTAGTAAAGACGAGAACAGTTAGCGCGAAAGAATTTGAAACGGTGCAAGCAAATGGCTATGCATCGTTAAAAGAATTACATGCTATTACGCTCGGGTCTACTGGAGAATTATCAAAACGCGGCGGTGTAACAATTGAATTAGAGTATCGCCCTGATCAAGTAGATGAAGACGGAAGAACGAATCATACAATTAAACAACATCATTTACCGTACAATTATTGTTTCTTATACGATTACGAAAACCTACATGGACACCATTTACACAATTTATCAGACTATATGGAACAGATGGCAAATACAATTTATTTACAGTTATTTAGCCCGATGTCCACAAGTCATTTTGCACAGGAAGACAATCAAATTCAGCAATTAGCAGAATCAAGCGGAAAAGGACGATATTGCGGGGCAGGAACGGCAAAACTCATTTATCCATATGAACATGTGTTAAAATATTGTGCTTTAAAATGGGCGGTGCAAGGTTTAGATGAATCGTGGCTTCATTTAGATCAACTGTTTCAAGAGAAGAAGCAAAGATACGATCAAGATGTAAAACGTGGGATGCAACGTGAAAAGCCGGAAAGAGGTAAAAGTTATTTAGAGGACTTGGAGCATCTTGCTACCCGTCCAGAGCAAGCTCATATTTTCTATAGACAAATGTACAATGAAACACGTGAAGGAGCAGAGGGTGGTAAGCTCGGAGTTGCGAAATCAAAACTGTTTTTAGAAGCTGTAGAAAGTTATGTACAACGAACGGTGCAAAAAGATGAGGAATTAAATCGTCTGCAACATGAGTGTAAAATTTCAGCTACGAAACTGAAAATGATGGAACAAATGAAAGGTGAAGTGGCAAGAGTGGATCATGCGGTTCGTTTATATGCGTATGCGATTCCGAGCCGTGTACATGAACATGTAACGACACTTTTATATGACATGATTGAATCAGACCGCTTTTCACCAAGTGGTTCTGAAGGGCAGTCCTATCAATTAAATACATGGTTTTTAAAGAAAACAGATCCAGTTCACCCAGTAGCAGCTCGTTTTATGTTATATGAAATTCGAAAGCAGTTAGTCGAAAAAATGAATCGACTACATGAAAATAATGAACAAAAGCGTAATTTAATTCAAAACTACGATAAGAAATTTAATGTGAGTAATATTGATGGAACGGTAACAGCTGTACGCCGAGTAGAAATTGCGCAGCAACAAGGCTGGTTTGGAAAAATGATTAATAACCAGCAGCGTTTATTTAAAAAGGAATTTGAAGATATTGTAACGCAGTACGTACACAAATTAAACGAATACCGTAAAGAAATGCTATTAGAACTCGTTTATCAATCGCTATATCAAGCAGTTAACAAAATGATTCAATATTGGGAAAGATTTTTTGATAATTTACATGAAACACGTGAAAATTTACTGTTTGAAATTCAAAAACGAAGCAAGGAATTTGAAGGGAAAACAAACCCAACGAATGTATACGTATTAGCTGAAGAGAAGTTGCAAGAAAAGATATGGCAAGATATGCAACAACATTTAAATTTAGGTGTATTACCGAAAGATATATGTGCGGAAATTTATATGAGCTTATACGGGGAATATTGCCGGGATGCGAAAACAGAAGAGATTCAATCGAAAAAGGTAGAAGACTTTTATCGTGAGCACATACTAAACTATTGTTACGATGAGTTACAAATACGCTATCGCGATAAATTAGAGCTGAACATCGTTGAAGCATTACGAAAAGAAGCGGATTATAAGAATCGTGATCGTGATGAATATGTTCGTGAAAAAATTGAAGACTTGTTCCATTTAGCAAGTCCATTCGTTCCGAAAGTTTCGCATCATAGGGAATTACAATATTGGGGTATACACCCATCTTTAAAGAAAGAATTGCAAGAGGAATTAATGCAAGAAATGTTTAAAGAAAAAGATACAGTACATGAAGCTTTTTCACCATTTGAAGTCATTTGCTATCGTGCACATTACGGTTTATCACTGCAAGACTTTCCTAAGCTTTCGTCTGGGCATATTGCAAATGGATTTATGAATGATAAAGGTGATTATTTTCAGTCTTACTATCGCCGAGTGAACAAGTTGAATAGTAAAAAATCTAGTTTAACGCCGCATTTAGATAAGTATTGGCACTTACCAGCCTTCATGCCAGACTTAAATGCAACGCAAACGAAGTTAGATTACGATAAATGTAATCGTGCTCTACTATACGCGTATATGTATCGCTGGATTAGTTTAGTTGCTGTTGATGGCCAGTTTGTGTATCAATATAATGGCGTTGGACGTAGCTTCTTAATTCAGTCGATGGGGAAAAATATTTCAAGCGAAAGTTATAAATTACACAGAGCGTTGCTTCATAACCCATTTATTTATGAAAACATCTTGTCCAGGTTTGAAGAAGAACAAGAGAAGGCGATGATACAAGGTGGACATTTATATACACATCCGTTTGTATTAGGTGCTCAAGATATTAGATGGCTTCGTAAAGAGCATGTCCATAATATTTTAGATATGATTTTAATGTATGACCGTGAAGCGAAATATGACCCAACGTTAGAAGAAACTTCTGATGAATTATTGAGGCTATTCCTTGATGAAATTGAGTTATATTTCCAAAACTATTACGGTACAGGTGCCGATATGGTTGCAAAGAAAGAGAAAGAAATGTTTATTAAACAATTGTGGGATCGTTCGTACGCGAAAGGTTATGTAGACCCAAATAGTGCACCGTATAAAAAGTGGCAAAATTTATTAAGTGTTCATGATGAGGAGGAAACATCAAAAACGAATGTTTAA
- a CDS encoding endospore germination permease — protein sequence MTKRTKREITLFQYILTISGVQVGFGVLTLPREVAQGANTDGWMSIIIGCAITTLVSLCIVKIMEKHPGYTLLHVLTRYLGKWLGRVGMIFWILYAVLAAVSLVFSLLYVIHIWILPRSPMFLIMILLSIPMLMLACKGVLIISRFAVFTVIFTLWMPLLLFIPLKDGHWIYLLPFLKEGWIPVVTTVKSTIIAFLGFEFAFVLYPYLTNKLAAKKGIVIANMITLFVYLQVTFVSFVYFSPDGITKFLWPTLSLVTPFHFSFLERFEIIFLSFYLFIIFDSCIPYIFTASDGINQLLNKKGSPLPVWILLFGCIFVLFFYIPSSYQISALREFWGTASYFIVFLFPVVFLLYMTLYQHWKRSKI from the coding sequence GTGACAAAACGTACAAAGAGGGAGATCACTTTATTTCAATACATTTTAACGATTAGTGGTGTTCAAGTAGGATTCGGTGTCCTTACACTTCCGCGTGAAGTTGCACAAGGTGCGAATACAGATGGCTGGATGTCTATTATTATCGGATGCGCTATCACTACTTTAGTCAGTTTATGTATTGTAAAAATTATGGAAAAGCATCCTGGATATACTTTACTTCATGTGCTGACTCGTTATCTTGGAAAATGGTTAGGAAGAGTAGGAATGATTTTTTGGATTTTATATGCTGTACTTGCAGCAGTTTCCTTAGTTTTTTCCCTCCTGTATGTTATTCACATTTGGATTTTACCTAGATCTCCTATGTTTTTAATTATGATTTTGCTTTCTATTCCAATGCTTATGCTTGCATGTAAAGGTGTACTTATTATTAGTCGCTTTGCCGTTTTCACTGTAATTTTTACCCTTTGGATGCCATTACTATTATTTATTCCTCTTAAAGATGGTCATTGGATATATCTTCTTCCCTTTCTAAAGGAAGGATGGATACCAGTTGTAACCACAGTGAAATCAACTATCATTGCGTTTCTCGGATTCGAGTTTGCATTCGTCCTTTATCCCTATCTAACTAACAAATTAGCTGCAAAAAAAGGAATCGTTATTGCAAATATGATTACTTTATTTGTTTACCTACAAGTTACGTTCGTTTCTTTCGTTTATTTTAGCCCGGATGGTATAACGAAATTTTTATGGCCGACTCTTTCTCTTGTTACACCATTTCACTTTTCATTTCTGGAACGATTTGAAATTATCTTTTTATCATTTTATCTCTTCATTATTTTCGATTCTTGTATTCCTTATATTTTCACTGCTTCAGATGGAATCAATCAATTACTTAACAAAAAAGGGAGTCCATTACCTGTTTGGATTTTATTATTCGGGTGCATTTTCGTTCTATTCTTTTATATCCCTTCCTCTTACCAAATAAGTGCGTTGCGAGAATTTTGGGGAACTGCCAGTTATTTTATCGTTTTTCTATTCCCAGTCGTATTTCTCTTATACATGACACTTTATCAGCATTGGAAAAGGAGCAAAATTTAA
- the gerSC gene encoding spore germination protein GerSC yields MRRFIHFTIPCFLITLLTGCGDRLDLEKQSISLIYGFDAKAKGKLIVYHVNPTFNEDVEKNYETHEAKVRTPREAKATFNSSSGGLVSTEKLQLILFSTNFLKQEGAMPYLDVWYRDPKNTGNMRMVAVDGPVSSVIYNNFKDKPALPEYLTDLINTNKLYNRTVFTPFHEFHRQTFNKGITPAISEIKKGKKDVIVTGSALLTSRGIYKMSLNRYESALLLMLQKKANIPVSLTMKIPSHSVESNSHLKDTEGDDFVTINVLSMNRDIRTDYSDNHFKFNVKMDLKIAVSELTFNMDIDKDRKKLTSLIAKQLNKDLNDLIHKIQKQQLDPFGFGDYARAFQYKEWKTVEDDWPSAFSKANVKVAPTIKILENGIIK; encoded by the coding sequence ATGAGGCGCTTTATTCATTTCACTATACCTTGCTTTCTCATAACCTTATTAACAGGCTGTGGAGACCGGCTAGACTTAGAAAAACAATCTATTTCATTAATTTACGGTTTTGACGCAAAAGCAAAAGGAAAATTAATTGTGTACCACGTAAACCCTACTTTTAATGAAGACGTAGAAAAAAATTACGAAACACATGAAGCAAAAGTGCGTACACCTCGAGAAGCAAAAGCAACGTTTAATAGTTCAAGTGGCGGTTTAGTATCTACAGAAAAGTTACAGCTCATTTTATTTAGCACAAATTTTTTAAAACAAGAAGGGGCTATGCCTTACCTTGATGTTTGGTATCGCGATCCTAAAAATACCGGAAACATGCGCATGGTCGCAGTAGACGGTCCAGTTTCTTCAGTTATATATAATAACTTTAAAGATAAACCTGCCCTTCCCGAGTATTTAACAGATTTAATTAATACAAATAAATTATACAATCGGACAGTTTTCACACCATTTCATGAATTTCATAGGCAAACGTTTAATAAAGGTATAACACCTGCTATTTCAGAAATAAAAAAAGGAAAAAAAGATGTTATCGTTACAGGCTCTGCACTATTAACTTCTCGCGGAATTTATAAGATGTCTTTAAATCGTTATGAAAGTGCCCTTTTGCTTATGTTGCAAAAGAAAGCTAATATACCCGTTTCACTTACAATGAAAATTCCGTCTCATTCAGTTGAAAGTAATAGTCATCTAAAAGATACAGAAGGTGACGATTTCGTAACAATAAACGTTCTTAGCATGAATCGTGATATCCGTACAGACTATAGCGATAACCACTTCAAATTTAATGTTAAAATGGATTTAAAAATTGCCGTATCTGAACTTACATTCAACATGGATATAGACAAAGATAGAAAGAAATTAACTTCTCTCATTGCAAAACAACTAAACAAAGATTTAAACGATTTAATCCACAAAATCCAAAAACAGCAACTCGATCCATTCGGGTTTGGTGATTATGCGAGAGCATTTCAATATAAAGAATGGAAAACAGTTGAAGATGATTGGCCGAGTGCCTTTTCAAAAGCTAATGTGAAAGTGGCACCAACTATTAAAATTTTAGAAAATGGGATTATTAAATAG
- a CDS encoding class I SAM-dependent methyltransferase — protein MKRNTYIDFLAYYGIGSAHPGGFTLTKQLLAQLPFKYGANVLEIGCGTGKTAAYMTSEFGYKVTTVEKNEIMIQKAKDRWLFEGLDIQLIEGNVEHLPCLNNSFEFVLGESIIAFTDKERVISECYRVLQQDGKLVVIEMIIDRHIDKGEEEKIAQLYGMKELLTEKEWVQLFQKANFKRITIAGGGTIAETISGYVEEPEWNVSSHIPNELYEAWVQHENVRLMYQHILGHRIFICEK, from the coding sequence ATGAAACGAAACACATACATCGATTTCCTAGCTTATTACGGAATAGGAAGTGCTCATCCTGGTGGCTTTACGTTAACAAAACAATTGTTAGCACAACTGCCTTTTAAATATGGAGCGAATGTCCTTGAGATAGGTTGCGGTACGGGGAAAACAGCGGCGTATATGACAAGTGAATTTGGTTATAAAGTAACAACGGTTGAAAAGAATGAAATTATGATTCAAAAGGCAAAAGATAGATGGTTGTTTGAAGGGTTAGATATACAATTAATTGAAGGAAATGTAGAGCATTTACCGTGTTTGAATAACTCATTTGAGTTCGTACTTGGAGAATCAATCATCGCTTTTACAGACAAAGAAAGGGTTATCTCGGAGTGTTATCGTGTATTACAGCAGGACGGTAAGCTTGTTGTCATTGAAATGATTATTGATAGGCACATTGATAAGGGTGAGGAAGAAAAAATCGCCCAATTATATGGCATGAAAGAACTATTAACTGAGAAGGAGTGGGTACAATTATTTCAGAAAGCAAATTTTAAAAGAATTACAATTGCTGGTGGTGGCACGATTGCAGAAACAATCTCTGGCTATGTAGAAGAGCCAGAATGGAATGTATCCTCACATATTCCGAATGAGTTATATGAGGCGTGGGTACAGCATGAAAATGTACGGCTTATGTACCAACACATTTTAGGGCATCGTATTTTTATATGTGAAAAATAA
- a CDS encoding VOC family protein, translated as MGIKHLNLTVTDVTASRAFLERYFSLTCSGTRGNGFAVMRDNDGFILTLMKGKDVHYPKTFHVGFPQESEEQVDKINQRLKEDGFLVEAPKRAHAYTFYVEAPGGFTIEVMC; from the coding sequence TTGGGAATTAAACATCTTAATTTAACAGTTACAGATGTAACAGCATCTAGAGCGTTTTTAGAGAGGTATTTTAGTTTAACTTGTAGCGGAACAAGGGGAAATGGCTTTGCAGTTATGCGTGATAATGATGGGTTTATATTAACGTTAATGAAAGGGAAAGACGTACATTATCCAAAAACATTTCATGTAGGATTTCCACAAGAAAGTGAAGAACAAGTAGATAAGATAAATCAAAGATTGAAGGAAGATGGATTTTTGGTTGAGGCTCCTAAACGTGCACATGCGTATACGTTTTATGTGGAAGCACCTGGTGGATTTACAATTGAAGTGATGTGTTAG